From Ndongobacter massiliensis:
GATGCGCGCAGAGGTGCCCGGTCCGGTATTCGGGAAAATTGTCTCCAAGCTGACGCTGACCGCCCGCATTCTCTACGCGATTTATTTTTCCATGACCGGCATTGTTATACTCCTTTTGTTCCTCGGCGGTATGCCGCTTTTTGATTCTTTTTGTCATGCGTTCGGCGCCGCCGGCACGGGCGGATTCGGCATCAAAAACAATTCGATTGCGTTCTACGATTCGACCTATCTGCACAATGTACTTTCATTCTCCATGATTGCCTTCGGCGTCAACTTCAACTTGTACTACCTCCTGCTTCTGAAAAAAGTACGCGATTTCTGGAAAGATGAAGAATTACACTGGTACGTCGGCATCCTTTTGACTGCCGTAGTGCTTCTGTGCTGGAATGTCGCGCCGCAGTACAACAATTTTGGCAAATTGGTACGCGACGTATTTTTCACCGTCAGCTCCGTGATGACAACGACCGGATACACCACGGTCAATTTCGCAAACTGGCCGCTTTTTTCACACATCGTGCTGCTCTTATTGATGTTTATCGGCGGCTGCGCCGGCTCCACAGGCGGCGGCATCAAAGTCTCGCGCGTTGCGGTTTACATCAAATCCTCTTTCCGCGAACTGAAGAGGCAGCGCGAGCCAAACCGGGCTCTCCCCCTGCGCTTTAACCAGCAATCGGTCTCCAATGAACTCCTGCACGGTTTACACAGCTATTTAATGGCCTATATTCTCATCTTCTGCTTTCTACTTTTTATCACAAGCTTCGATGCCCCCGATTTTGAGTCCGCCTTCTCCGCCGTAGCGGCTACCTTCAATAATATTGGTCCGGGGTTGGGCATCTGTGGTCCGGCAGGAAACTTTGCCGGCTTTTCCCCGTTGACGAAATTCTTTTTAAGCCTAGGCATGATTGCCGGTCGTTTGGAGATATGGCCCATGCTGATTCTGTTCTCGCCGATGACCTGGCGGAGAACTTGAAGCCCTGCGGGGCTTTTTTTATGGAAATTTTTCTCAGAATGTTCACATTTAGTTAATGTTTATTTGTATTCCCACATTTCGTGAAACCTGTATCGCTTTTATTCGACCGAGAATATAATCTACAGAACAGCAAGGAGGTGTTCTGTGTCATTCGGTCAGATTTTTCGACAACTGCGCATAAAAAAAGGACTTTCGCAGCGAGCCGTTGCGAATGCCCTTGGGTATTCCGTCAGCGCGATCAGCATGTATGAACACGACCGAAGGCAGCCCGATTTTCAGGCGACTGAACGCATCGCCGACTTCTTTGAGGTCAGCATCGATTATCTGTACGGTCGGGTAGATGAATACAATGGCTACGTGCAGGCGGTCAGCGAGCACGCCCCTCAGCCGCGCGCTCTGATTTACGATGACCCGTCGTTTCGCGTCTATGCCAACGACCGGGAATTACTGGAAGGAACCGCGTCCGACCTAGGGCAGGTGTTGCAGCGCCTCACCGTACAGGCTCCGAAAGCTTCCGGCGAAAATGAAACCTCTGAGTTTTAATCGACCTCTTCAATTTTATTGACGCGTCGCGCATGACGATCGCCTTCAAAATGCGCTTCAAAAAACGCATCGACAATCATTTTCGCCAAATCCACGCCAACGACGCGTGCACCCATCGCAATAATCTGCGCATTGTTATGTCGCACGGCCATTTGCGCCGAATACGGCTCGGAACAGACGGCCGCACGAATGCCGCGCACCTTATTTGCCGCAAGCGAAATGCCAATGCCCGTTCCGCAGATCAGGACACCCTTGTCAACTTCTCCGTCGAGAATCTGATGGGCAACGAGATGCCCGTAATCCGGGTAATCGACGCTCTTCGTTCCGTCGGCCCCATAATCGACACAGGTATGCCCTTTTTCCGTTAAATGCTCCATCAGCGCTTTTTTCAGCGCGACCCCCGCATGATCACATCCAAAACCAATTCGCATTCTCTTTTCCTTTCGATTTCTTCCAGCAATTTCTAATTTCTGTAGGAATGATTACTGGAACACTTCCCGCAGCATGTGCGCGACCCCGTCCTCCTGAATGTCGCGACATACAACATCCGCCGCCGCTTTTGCCGCCTCATGTCCGTTTCCCATAGCGACACCCAAGCCGGCTTTTTCCAACATTTCCACATCATTCGTGCTGTCGCCGAATACGATCGCATCCTTCCACGTCAAATGCTCCCGTTGCAGAACTTTCTCGATGCCTGACGCCTTGCTAACGCCGGCACGAAATACGTCATAAAAGTGATTGCGTATTCGGTCCAAACGCAGGTTTTCATGCGCGGCAACGAAATCTGGAATCACGTCTTCGTCATTCTCTAAAACTACCGCATCGTGCGGCATCGGATACCTCTTTTGAAGGTGGCGGTCGCGTTCCGGGCAATCCTTCAACACCGCATGCCCCTCAAAGACAAAACGGTCATAATAGGCGGAAAAAACATCGTAGCGATAATAGACATACGTATGATCCGAAAAATGAAACGCGACGGATAAATTTTTTTGCTCGGCAAGATCGCATAGAGACCGAAAATCTTCCGGAAAAAGGGGGGTTTCATACAAGACCTCCCCCGCGCCGTCCAGCACACAGGCGCCATTACAGGTAACGAGATATTCATGCGGCACGGCGGAACGTATCCGGCTTAAGTGAATTTTCGGTCGTCCAGTCGCGATACAGACGATGACGCCTGCTTCCTCTAATTTTCGAATCGCTTCGACTCCGCTTTCAAAAATTTTTCCTGACCCGGTATCTACCAGGGTATGATCTACATCAAAAAAAGCAATCCGATACGGTAAACCCATCGATTTTCCTCCCATAATTTATTACAATAAACATTATAGCATGAGAAAAAAAGCGCGGTGCATTCCCGCATGGCGCAGGAAAGGAACATTATGAAAATACTTGTTGTTGATGGACAGGGCGGCCGCATGGGGCAATCCATTATCGAAATCCTGAAGTCCCGGCGCGTGGACGCTGAAATCATCGCCGTAGGCACCAACAGCCTGGCCACCGGGGCCATGCTCAAAGCCAAGCCGGATGCAGCGGCAACCGGAGAAAATGCCATTCTCGTCAACTGTCGCGATGCCGACTATATTATCGGTCCCATCGGCATTCTTGTAGCAGATGCGCTGCATGGTGAAATTTCACCGAAGATTGCCGTTGCGGTCGGATCCAGCGCGGCGAAAAAGATCCTATTCCCCATTACGCGCTGCAACACGATGATTTTAGGCGTGCCGGATTTTTCGTTGAGTCGTCAATTGGAGTTGCTAACGGAGGCTCTCGGTCTCGACTGAAGTCGCGTAAATGCAAGGATAATCCATGCGGACATTCGGTAATAATCCGATGCGCCCCGTGACGGTAATCACCGTCTCCGGTTCGGGATCTTCAAAGCTGTACTCCCCCTCGCAGAGAATTTCCAGACCTTGCTGACAACAGGCCGCTGCATCCGCAATGAAAACGACACGGTGCATGGGGCCTTCTCCCGTATCGGGGTCGTCCGGAAATGTGCGGAAGACCCCGCGCACACGCAACGTCTTGCCCTCGTACTCTTTCGGCTCCAGCGTCATTTGAAAGACGGTAGCATATACCATATTCGCATTTCCCGATAAAAGGTCAATATCAATGCTATCTTCGGCCGAACCAACGTTGTTTTTCGCATCCTCGATCGAATCTTCCGACGACTTTGTGATCTCCTCCGGAGTTTTTTCCGGAACTTCCGTGGCATATTCCTGTGCGACGGATATTGGTTCTTCCGACTGCGCGGAGCGCGCAGGGCTTTGATCGATCGACATTTCTTCCACGGTTACGGTTCCTTGCGTTTTTCCACTGCAGCCGAAAAGAAAACCTACGAAAAAAAGGCTGAGCAGAAAAGCTTGTCTTTTTTTTGGGAATTTTTTCATTGCACCCGCCTTTTCAAGTGACCGTACGCATAGCAGAGGATAAAAAATAGAATGTCAAAGGCGACAATCGTTGCCCCCACAGGCGTTCCGCTCAAAATAGAAACAATCATGCCGATCAATGTGACCACCACGGAAAAGCCTGCTGAAAAACAGGTCACGGCAAAAAAGCTCTGGAAAATTTGCATGGAGGCCAGCGCCGGAAAAATAACGAGCGCGGAGATCAAAAGAGAACCGACGAGATTCATCGCCAGAACGATGATGACCGCAATGATGACTGCTAAAATCAGATTATAAACATCCGATGCCATACCGCTGGCCTTTGCAAAAGGCTCATCAAAAGTAACGGCAAAAATTTTATGGTAGAGAAAGATAAAACTTCCCATGACAATGAACGAAAGTCCGACGCTTAACCATACTTCGCCGGTTGTGAGCGTCAAAATGGAAGTTGCACCGAAAAGCGTACTGCAGACATCCCCCGCTAAATTGGAACTCACGGAAAAGACATTCATCAAGAGATAACCGATCGCAAGGGCCCCTACAGAAATCATAGCCATGGCGGCATCTCCGCGAATGCGACGTTTTTGTCCGGTGCGCAGAAGCAGCACTGCACATAGAATGGTAACGGGCAGCACAAAAACCATCTGCCGAGATATTTTAAGAATACTCGCAATAGATATCGCCCCAAAGGCGACATGGGACAAGCCGTCTCCAATAAAGGAAAAGCGCTTCAGCACCAGTGTTACACCAAGTAAGGACGAACTCAAGGCAATCAACACGCCAACAATGAGTGCATAACGCACAAATGGATATTGTAAGTAGAAAAGAAAGGTGTCTAACATTGTGACTCTCCCTCTGTCTTCCCATGAAAGATTGCGGGCTTGTGTCCGGATGCCGTATCCATATACGCTTCCATAGAACCGAAAAACGGCATGGCCCCCAGGCGGAGAATGTGCGTCGCATGCAACAACGCTTCCTGCACATCATGCGTCACCATAACCACCGTTCGTCCGTCCCTATGCCAGGCATCGATGAATCCGTAGAGTGCCGTTGCGGTAGCCGGATCCAAGCCGGTCACCGGCTCATCCAAAAAAAGAGCTTCTTTCGCCGCAACCATGGCTCGCGCCAAAAGTACACGCTGTTGTTGTCCCCCGGAGAGATCCCGATAACATGCATGGCGAAGCGACTCAATCCCCATCTGCCGGATTGCCTGCCCGGCATGTTCTTTCTGCTTTCTCGAAAAAAAAGGCCGCCATCCAAGACGCGGTGCATTACCGGAACGAACAATTTCCTGTACACTGGCCGGAAAATCGCGTTGAATTTCCGTCTGTTGCGGCAAGTACCCGATGCCGCTGCGAACCTCTTTCGACGCATAATGAAAGCTTCCGCAGATCGGAGCCTGCAGTCCCAGCAGAGCCTTGAGCAAGGTCGACTTTCCCGACCCGTTTTCACCGAGAACACAGAGGTAATCCCCTGTGTTCACGGAAAAAGACAGATTTTCCACCAGGCGTTTTGTTCCATAACCCAGTGTCAACCCTTCTACGGTTAAAAACGGATTCATCGATGTAACGCTTCCTTCAGCGTTTCAAGATTCTTTTCGCTCAATGACAGATACGTCATGCCGGTCTCCTGATCCGCCTTCGTGACCGATTGCATAGAGTGCAACGTCAGAATTTTTTGATCTTTTGATTTTGTATTTTCGACAATCGTTTTGGCAATCTTCAGATCCGACTTTTCAATCGTCAGTACGGCAGGCAACTGCAGCTCATCAACTTTATTGGCAAGAAAAGTGACGGTTTCGAAACTGGCTTCCGTTTCGGCGGAACAACCGACAAAGGCGGCATAATACTTCAAATCATAGTCATCCACCAAATAACGGAACGGAAAGCGGTCCCCGAACAATACGGTGTTTAACGGCGCTGTTTCCACCATTTTTTCGTAACGATCGTCCAGATTCTCAAGTTTTTCTTCATAGGCTTTTGCATTCGCCTGATAAATGTCGGCACCCTGCGGATCGATTTTCGCCATGGCTTTTGCTATTTCTTCCACCAATTCTTCCGCATTGTCTAAAGAAAGCCAAACATGCTCGTCAATTTCCGGTTCCTCTCCATGGACTTCATGGGCATGCTCGTCATGATCGTGATCCGCGTGCACAGCAGGATCGTCGTGATCGTCATGGTCATGCTCTTCTTCCTCCTGCATCCCTTCGACCATTTCTTCCACTTTTGCATCGTCTCCTATCACATCTACCAGATTCATTGCAATGCGGTTCTCGTTTCCTTCGTTGGCGACGGCGTCCGCTGCCCAGCGATCCGATTCCCCACCGACATAAACAAAAAGGTCACACTCGGCAATTTGCCGTAAATCCTCTACGGAAGGCTGATAGCTATGCAGATCCACGCCATCCTTCTGCAAAAGAACCAAGTCTACTTGATTTGCGCGTTCACCGAGAATTTCACGCACCCAGTCATAAGCGGGAAAAACGGTCGTAACAATCTTTAAGCGTTTTTTTGCCGTATCCGATTCCTGCTCCATGGTCTTTTGCGATGTCTCCGAGCTCATTTCTTCCGAAGACATATTTGCCGGCGCATTCTTTTTTCCACAAGCGCTCAATACCAATAGCAATGATAAAGATAATGCAATCCAATTTTTTATTTTCATAATTCCTCCGTCTTTCTACCGAACTTTGCCGTGTGCTTTCGCTTCAAACTACAGCGATTGTTTTTTCGCACAATCCGGACAAAGTCCATAAAAAATGGTACGCAACGGATTGAGTACAAAGCCATGTTCCGCCTGCAGGTGACGTCCGATCTCCTTTAATTCATCGCAATGAAGATGAATCAGTGTGCCGCACGATTCACATTTGCAGTGAAAACAGGTTTCCTCCACATGATGTGGCGCGTATTCGTAGCAGGCGCTGTCCATGCCTTCCGCTGCATACTTTACTACCGTTCCTTCTTCCACCAGCTTTTCCATGTGGCGATAAATGGTAGTCAGTCCGATTTTCTCCTGCCGGGCAAAAAAATAGTCATAAATCATTTGTACGGTCAAATGCACGCCCGGGTGTGCTTGCACGTAACAAAAGATTGCTTCTTGTTGCTTCGTTCGGTAGACCATTTCTCCCTCCAATTTGAAAACCATTTTCAATTTTAGAAACACAACTCCCATTTGTCAAGATAAAATTACCCGATCGAAAAAGAAGTCAAAATGCTCGGTCTTTCCAAAAATCGGGTTGACAGGAGCCTCCTCTGCGTTATCTGAAAAAATTTTCCCTCTCGAAATTTCATGCTAAAATAAAAAAGGAGGTGCGTCTTGAGAGATCATTCACAATCATTTGCAATAAAGTTGAAGTTTCTTTTTACCGCCGTACTCATCGGCGTAGTTGTCGGGCTTCTTCTCACTTTTTATCGTTATTTTGTACCCGTCCTGGGTGGCTATTTTCAAGAATTCTATGCTTTTTGCCGTGTAAAACCGTTCCGACTTTTTCTTATGCTTTTGCTGCTGCTCGGAATCGGACTGCTCGTTGGCGGCATTACGGCATGGGAACCGCGCATCGGCGGCTCCGGCATCCCACAGGTAGCGGCACAATTACATGGGAAAATGCATTTGCGCTGGCAACGTATTTTTCCGGCAAAATTTGTTGGCGGATTTTTTACATTGGTTTCCGGGCTGACAGTCGGCCGCGAAGGCCCCTCCGTACAAATGGGCGCTGCGCTTGCACAGGGACTGAGCGAAACGGTTCACGCACCGAAAGAGGATCGCCCGTTTTTGCTCGTCGGTGGCGCCGCAGCAGGTCTGGCAACCGCATTTCACGCACCGCTTTCCGGGATCCTTTTTGCATTGGAGGAATTGCATAAAAACTTTTTACCAAAGGCCTTCATTGCCGCCGCCGTCGCTTCGCTGTGCGCCGGTGTCACCTCCTCCCTGCTGCTTGGACACACGCCGATCCTCAACTTCGGCATTTTAGCGGATATTCCGCTTTCCGCCTATCCTTTATTGGTCGGTTTAGGCATTGTAATCGGATGCTGCGCCATTTTCTTTACGCGCGGCATTGCATGCGGCAAAAAATTCTATAAAGCATTGCCTTTGCCCCTCCCCCTGCGCGTAACCCTCGCTTTTTTGGGAACCGGACTGTTTCTATATTATGCACCGGATCTTTTTGGATCCGGCGAACACTTTCTTTTCCCGCTGATGGCCGATGACTTATCGGTTTCCGATACAATGGGGATTCTTCTTTTGAAATTCGTACTCTTGCTTCTTGCCTTTTGTTCCGGACTGCCCGGCGGCATTTTCTTTCCTTTATTGATTTTAGGCGCATTACTCGGCTCACTTTACGCGCAATGTGCCGTTTTCCTCGGACTTTTGCCGCAAAGTCTCCTGCCCGTTTTTGCCGTTTTCGGCATGTGCGCCAATTTCGCCGCCATTGTCCGTTCCCCGCTGACCGGCATGGCACTCATCCTCGAAATGACAGGTTCATTTACCTATTTGCTCCCCTTAGGCATTGTGGCATTTCTTGCCTATCTGACGGCTGAATTGGTGCACTTGCCTCCGGTTTATGAAATGCTTTTGGAAATGCAGCTTGCTGAGGGAGCAACTGATAAGCACTGACAGCACCCCTTTGAATGCGCCCTGAAAACAAGGATTTCTTAATTGAAGATCGCTCGCCGAAGCCGACATCCGACCTTTCATCCCTTTGGTGCCTTGATTCCGCCTACGACAGACAGCAATTTGAATGGAAAGGAATGGAGGGTGACCCCGATTTTTGCTCGGTGCAGCAAATATTTAGCATTGCCGACAGATTAAAATGGAATAATTGCAAAAAGCCCAGTAGCGTTCTGCCGATTAAAAGGCAAAAAAGCCAAAAACATCGGCTGTCCTGCCTTCGAAATGAATGAAATTGACGGTCCAAATGCGCAAAAAAGTGAAAATGTCAGCAGTTCTCCAAAAGACGCAGAAAAAGTTGACTGTGTAAAATCAAAAAATGAAAAAAATGTATGTCAAAA
This genomic window contains:
- a CDS encoding helix-turn-helix domain-containing protein, which translates into the protein MSFGQIFRQLRIKKGLSQRAVANALGYSVSAISMYEHDRRQPDFQATERIADFFEVSIDYLYGRVDEYNGYVQAVSEHAPQPRALIYDDPSFRVYANDRELLEGTASDLGQVLQRLTVQAPKASGENETSEF
- a CDS encoding TrkH family potassium uptake protein → MNVQMIFFMLGRGLFVEALLLCAPLLVCLYFQEPIGTVYAWIVPILLVLAVAFLLSRQRPPKRHFFAREGFVICALLWLSLSFFGALPLYLSHSYPTLLDAFFEISSGFTTTGASVATDVESLSHSILFWRSFSHLIGGMGVLVFTLALVPKTAADSVHMMRAEVPGPVFGKIVSKLTLTARILYAIYFSMTGIVILLLFLGGMPLFDSFCHAFGAAGTGGFGIKNNSIAFYDSTYLHNVLSFSMIAFGVNFNLYYLLLLKKVRDFWKDEELHWYVGILLTAVVLLCWNVAPQYNNFGKLVRDVFFTVSSVMTTTGYTTVNFANWPLFSHIVLLLLMFIGGCAGSTGGGIKVSRVAVYIKSSFRELKRQREPNRALPLRFNQQSVSNELLHGLHSYLMAYILIFCFLLFITSFDAPDFESAFSAVAATFNNIGPGLGICGPAGNFAGFSPLTKFFLSLGMIAGRLEIWPMLILFSPMTWRRT
- a CDS encoding ClC family H(+)/Cl(-) exchange transporter, with the translated sequence MRDHSQSFAIKLKFLFTAVLIGVVVGLLLTFYRYFVPVLGGYFQEFYAFCRVKPFRLFLMLLLLLGIGLLVGGITAWEPRIGGSGIPQVAAQLHGKMHLRWQRIFPAKFVGGFFTLVSGLTVGREGPSVQMGAALAQGLSETVHAPKEDRPFLLVGGAAAGLATAFHAPLSGILFALEELHKNFLPKAFIAAAVASLCAGVTSSLLLGHTPILNFGILADIPLSAYPLLVGLGIVIGCCAIFFTRGIACGKKFYKALPLPLPLRVTLAFLGTGLFLYYAPDLFGSGEHFLFPLMADDLSVSDTMGILLLKFVLLLLAFCSGLPGGIFFPLLILGALLGSLYAQCAVFLGLLPQSLLPVFAVFGMCANFAAIVRSPLTGMALILEMTGSFTYLLPLGIVAFLAYLTAELVHLPPVYEMLLEMQLAEGATDKH
- a CDS encoding metal ABC transporter permease; translation: MLDTFLFYLQYPFVRYALIVGVLIALSSSLLGVTLVLKRFSFIGDGLSHVAFGAISIASILKISRQMVFVLPVTILCAVLLLRTGQKRRIRGDAAMAMISVGALAIGYLLMNVFSVSSNLAGDVCSTLFGATSILTLTTGEVWLSVGLSFIVMGSFIFLYHKIFAVTFDEPFAKASGMASDVYNLILAVIIAVIIVLAMNLVGSLLISALVIFPALASMQIFQSFFAVTCFSAGFSVVVTLIGMIVSILSGTPVGATIVAFDILFFILCYAYGHLKRRVQ
- a CDS encoding Fur family transcriptional regulator, with the translated sequence MVYRTKQQEAIFCYVQAHPGVHLTVQMIYDYFFARQEKIGLTTIYRHMEKLVEEGTVVKYAAEGMDSACYEYAPHHVEETCFHCKCESCGTLIHLHCDELKEIGRHLQAEHGFVLNPLRTIFYGLCPDCAKKQSL
- the rpiB gene encoding ribose 5-phosphate isomerase B, coding for MRIGFGCDHAGVALKKALMEHLTEKGHTCVDYGADGTKSVDYPDYGHLVAHQILDGEVDKGVLICGTGIGISLAANKVRGIRAAVCSEPYSAQMAVRHNNAQIIAMGARVVGVDLAKMIVDAFFEAHFEGDRHARRVNKIEEVD
- a CDS encoding HAD family hydrolase; translation: MGLPYRIAFFDVDHTLVDTGSGKIFESGVEAIRKLEEAGVIVCIATGRPKIHLSRIRSAVPHEYLVTCNGACVLDGAGEVLYETPLFPEDFRSLCDLAEQKNLSVAFHFSDHTYVYYRYDVFSAYYDRFVFEGHAVLKDCPERDRHLQKRYPMPHDAVVLENDEDVIPDFVAAHENLRLDRIRNHFYDVFRAGVSKASGIEKVLQREHLTWKDAIVFGDSTNDVEMLEKAGLGVAMGNGHEAAKAAADVVCRDIQEDGVAHMLREVFQ
- a CDS encoding metal ABC transporter ATP-binding protein, encoding MNPFLTVEGLTLGYGTKRLVENLSFSVNTGDYLCVLGENGSGKSTLLKALLGLQAPICGSFHYASKEVRSGIGYLPQQTEIQRDFPASVQEIVRSGNAPRLGWRPFFSRKQKEHAGQAIRQMGIESLRHACYRDLSGGQQQRVLLARAMVAAKEALFLDEPVTGLDPATATALYGFIDAWHRDGRTVVMVTHDVQEALLHATHILRLGAMPFFGSMEAYMDTASGHKPAIFHGKTEGESQC
- a CDS encoding metal ABC transporter substrate-binding protein, whose product is MKIKNWIALSLSLLLVLSACGKKNAPANMSSEEMSSETSQKTMEQESDTAKKRLKIVTTVFPAYDWVREILGERANQVDLVLLQKDGVDLHSYQPSVEDLRQIAECDLFVYVGGESDRWAADAVANEGNENRIAMNLVDVIGDDAKVEEMVEGMQEEEEHDHDDHDDPAVHADHDHDEHAHEVHGEEPEIDEHVWLSLDNAEELVEEIAKAMAKIDPQGADIYQANAKAYEEKLENLDDRYEKMVETAPLNTVLFGDRFPFRYLVDDYDLKYYAAFVGCSAETEASFETVTFLANKVDELQLPAVLTIEKSDLKIAKTIVENTKSKDQKILTLHSMQSVTKADQETGMTYLSLSEKNLETLKEALHR
- a CDS encoding DUF3842 family protein, whose translation is MKILVVDGQGGRMGQSIIEILKSRRVDAEIIAVGTNSLATGAMLKAKPDAAATGENAILVNCRDADYIIGPIGILVADALHGEISPKIAVAVGSSAAKKILFPITRCNTMILGVPDFSLSRQLELLTEALGLD